A single genomic interval of Musa acuminata AAA Group cultivar baxijiao chromosome BXJ3-4, Cavendish_Baxijiao_AAA, whole genome shotgun sequence harbors:
- the LOC135580952 gene encoding large ribosomal subunit protein eL21z/eL21y-like, with product MPAGHGLRSRTRDLFSRPFRKKGYIPLTTYLRTYKIGDYVDVKVNGAVHKGMPHKFYHGRTGKVWNVTKRAIGVEINKQVGNRIIKKRIHVRVEHVQPSRCQEDFRMRVKKNDQLKAEAKARGEVISTKRRPEGPKPGFMVEGATLETVTPIPYDVVNDLKGGY from the exons ATGCCGGCGGGACACGGGCTGAGGTCGAGGACGAGGGATCTCTTCTCCCGGCCCTTCCGGAAGAAGGGCTACATCCCCTTGACGACCTACCTGCGCACCTACAAGATCGGCGACTACGTCGATGTCAAGGTGAACGGCGCCGTCCACAAGGGCATGCCCCACAAGTTCTACCATGGCCGCACCGGCAAGGTCTGGAACGTCACCAAGCGCGCCATCGGCGTCGAGATCAACAAGCAG GTTGGCAACCGTATCATCAAGAAAAGGATCCATGTCCGTGTGGAGCATGTGCAACCTTCCAGGTGCCAGGAAGATTTTCGTATGAGGGTGAAAAAGAACGACCAATTGAAGGCTGAGGCGAAGGCACGTGGTGAGGTAATCAGCACTAAACGGCGACCAGAGGGCCCTAAGCCTGGTTTTATGGTGGAAGGTGCTACACTTGAGACCGTCACTCCTATTCCTTATGATGTGGTCAATGATCTCAAGGGCGGCTACTAG
- the LOC135635012 gene encoding hypothetical protein At1g04090-like: MLQWKWFCWSREGASDAVLRDPEPFSLPFPIPKWPQGGGFAKGSICTGELEVLKITKFERIWSCRLSSLEEGKGALFYKPSAIPNGYFSLGHYAQPCNQPLHGFVLVVRENADFQPGSSLPALREPLDYKLVWSSNGSVEESHGSCGYFWLPLPPEGYRAMGYLVTSGPNKPSLEEVRCVRCDLTDASEAHELMIDMETIFPYLPCQVWKMRPFSRGMLGTGISVGTFCCNTDSSCAGMSNIYCLKNLDSSLNAMPNLEQIHALIEHYGPTLVFHPKEVYLPSSVSWFFENGATLYKKDVKVGEHIHVDGSNLPSGGKNDGAYWIDLPDDDRNNFVKKGNIESAELYVHVKPALGGLFADIVMWIFCPFNGPATIKVGMANFPLSKIGQHVCDWEHYTLRISNFTGELWSIYFSQHSGGKWIDVPGLEFYEGNRAAVYSSKSGHASFPHPGNYLQGSEKLGIGVRNDTAPSMLLVDSSTNYQIVAAEYLGDAVKEPFWLQYMREWGPTVTYNSRSELNKILNLLPFNLRYTVENIFNSLPMELYKEEGPTGPKEKNNWVGDERW, translated from the exons ATGTTGCAGTGGAAGTGGTTTTGTTGGAGCCGAGAGGGCGCCTCCGACGCTGTCCTCCGCGACCCGGAGCCCTTCTCCCTCCCCTTCCCGATCCCCAAATGGCCCCAAG GTGGAGGATTTGCTAAAGGAAGTATATGCACTGGAGAATTGGAGGTTCTAAAAATTACCAAGTTCGAACGCATTTGGAGTTGTCGTCTTTCTTCCTTGGAAGAGGGCAAAGGAGCTCTTTTCTACAAACCTTCTGCAATACCAAATGGCTATTTCAGCCTTGGTCATTATGCCCAGCCGTGCAACCAACCTCTACATGGTTTTGTTCTTGTGGTGAGAGAGAATGCCGATTTCCAACCGGGGTCGAGTCTACCAGCTCTTCGGGAGCCACTGGATTATAAACTTGTTTGGAGTTCAAATGGCTCGGTAGAGGAGTCTCACGGCAGTTGTGGTTACTTCTGGCTTCCATTACCACCCGAGGGTTATCGAGCGATGGGCTACTTGGTCACCAGCGGACCCAACAAGCCGTCCCTCGAAGAAGTTCGATGTGTTCGATGTGATCTTACAGACGCAAGTGAGGCTCATGAGTTGATGATCGATATGGAAACAATATTTCCGTATCTCCCCTGCCAAGTTTggaagatgagacctttttctcGGGGAATGTTGGGAACAGGAATTTCTGTAGGGACATTCTGTTGCAATACCGACTCGAGCTGCGCCGGCATGTCGAACATTTACTGTTTAAAGAACTTGGATTCTTCTCTGAATGCAATGCCAAATCTAGAGCAGATTCATGCCCTCATCGAGCATTACGGCCCTACCCTTGTGTTCCACCCGAAAGAAGTCTATTTGCCTTCATCAGTTTCATGGTTCTTTGAGAATGGTGCTACTTTGTATAAGAAAGATGTCAAGGTGGGAGAGCATATACATGTTGACGGTTCAAACCTTCCATCTGGTGGCAAAAATGACGGAGCATACTGGATAGATCTTCCTGATGATGACAGGAATAATTTCGTCAAGAAAGGGAACATAGAAAGTGCTGAGCTTTATGTGCATGTCAAACCAGCTCTAGGAGGCTTATTCGCCGATATCGTTATGTGGATATTCTGCCCCTTCAATGGCCCTGCTACAATCAAGGTCGGAATGGCGAACTTCCCACTTAGCAAAATCGGGCAGCACGTCTGCGATTGGGAGCATTACACATTACGGATAAGCAACTTCACTGGTGAGCTTTGGAGTATATATTTCTCTCAGCACAGCGGAGGGAAGTGGATCGACGTGCCTGGCTTGGAGTTCTACGAAGGTAACAGGGCAGCTGTTTATTCCTCGAAGAGTGGGCATGCAAGCTTCCCTCATCCCGGAAACTACCTACAGGGGTCCGAGAAGCTGGGAATCGGTGTGAGGAATGATACTGCACCGAGCATGCTACTTGTTGATTCTAGCACCAACTATCAGATCGTAGCAGCAGAGTATCTAGGAGATGCTGTGAAAGAACCATTTTGGTTGCAGTACATGCGCGAATGGGGTCCGACCGTAACATATAATTCGAGGTCTGAGTTGAACAAGATCCTCAACCTTTTACCATTCAATCTCCGTTACACGGTGGAGAATATTTTCAATAGTCTTCCGATGGAGTTATACAAAGAGGAAGGACCGACCGGCCCCAAGGAAAAGAATAACTGGGTAGGTGATGAAAGATGGTAG
- the LOC135636788 gene encoding uncharacterized protein LOC135636788, with translation MAGVDPTKYAHSPAHKAVLARDYAGLKRVLAELPRLVEPLSIVTEAAAVAEEEKTDTISAVIDRRDVPGRETPLHLAVRLGDAAAVEMLMAAGVDWSLQNEQGWSALQEAICFREENLAKIIVRHYQPLAWAKWCRRLPRLVATMRRMRDFYMEITFHFESSVIPFISRIAPSDTYKIWKRGSNLRADMTLAGFDGFRIQRSDQSVLFLGDGSEDGKVSPGSLCMISHKDKEVMNALDGAGTPATEAEVQQEVAAMSQTNIFRPGIDVTQAVLLPQLTWRRQERSELVGSWKAKVYDMHHVVVSVKSRQVPGAMTDEEFLSTCNDNDTESEGLEDILTEEERKQLENALKMESPDEAQHVPRRHSCCEPRPMAIDDVGSSSNSESRQDRKSWFGNWKKRGGNHKQEGQKKVVPPRSSLCVEEKVSDLLGDSPSGCQSRPARHSIEIVNSNRGDDLRRGRDRDSKRTVTSLENGYRRKESSKESEYKKGLRPVLWLSSDFPLRTEELLPLLDILANKVKAIRRLRDLLTTKLPAGAFPVKVAIPVVPTIRVLVTFTKFEELQPLEEFSTPPSSPESNSPETLTSSSWIQWIKAPYRQGYSATSGPSSRVEDIQDPFVIPPDYIWTTPEAKKKKIQENKSKSKKGKGQNQ, from the exons ATGGCTGGCGTGGATCCGACCAAGTACGCGCACAGCCCGGCGCACAAGGCCGTGCTCGCCCGCGACTACGCCGGCCTCAAGCGCGTGCTCGCGGAGCTGCCGCGCCTGGTGGAGCCCTTGTCGATCGTCACCGAGGCGGCGGCGGTCGCGGAGGAGGAGAAGACGGACACCATCTCCGCGGTCATCGACCGCCGCGACGTCCCCGGTCGGGAGACGCCGCTCCACCTCGCGGTACGCCTCGGCGACGCCGCCGCTGTCGAGATGCTCATGGCCGCCGGCGTCGACTGGAGCCTCCAGAACGAGCAGGGGTGGAGCGCGCTCCAAGAGGCCATCTGCTTCCGAGAGGAGAACCTCGCCAAGATCATCGTCCGCCACTACCAGCCCCTCGCCTGGGCCAAGTGGTGCCGCCGGCTGCCGCGGCTCGTCGCCACCATGCGCCGGATGCGGGACTTCTACATGGAGATCACCTTCCACTTCGAGAGCTCGGTGATACCCTTCATCTCCAGAATCGCCCCCTCCGACACCTACAAGATCTGGAAGCGGGGGTCCAACCTGCGTGCCGACATGACTCTGGCCGGGTTCGACGGCTTCCGGATTCAGCGCTCCGACCAGAGTGTCCTCTTCCTCGGGGATGGATCGGAGGACGGGAAGGTGTCACCGGGATCCCTGTGCATGATCTCCCACAAGGACAAGGAAGTGATGAACGCTTTGGACGGAGCGGGCACGCCGGCCACCGAGGCGGAAGTCCAGCAAGAAGTTGCCGCGATGTCCCAGACGAACATCTTCCGACCGGGAATCGACGTCACGCAGGCAGTGCTACTTCCTCAGTTGACATGGAGGAGGCAGGAGAGGTCGGAATTGGTTGGGTCGTGGAAAGCAAAGGTGTATGACATGCATCACGTCGTTGTGAGCGTGAAGTCCCGGCAGGTGCCCGGGGCGATGACCGACGAGGAGTTCCTCTCGACCTGCAATGACAATGATACAGAGAGCGAAGGCCTCGAGGACATCTTGACGGAGGAGGAGCGGAAGCAATTGGAGAATGCCCTCAAAATGGAATCCCCTGATGAGGCCCAACATGTTCCTCGCCGGCATAGCTGCTGTGAACCGAGGCCGATGGCCATCGACGATGTTGGCAGCAGTAGTAACAGTGAGAGTAGACAAGATAGGAAAAGTTGGTTTGGTAATTGGAAAAAGAGGGGCGGTAATCACAAACAAGAAGGGCAGAAGAAAGTTGTGCCTCCAAGGAGCTCACTTTGTGTCGAGGAGAAGGTGAGTGATCTCCTTGGTGATTCTCCGTCTGGGTGCCAGAGTAGGCCTGCAAGGCATTCCATAGAGATTGTTAACAGCAACAGAGGGGACGATCTTAGGAGGGGAAGGGACAGGGATTCCAAAAGGACAGTGACGAGTTTGGAGAATGGATACCGACGCAAAGAGAGTAGCAAAGAGAGCGAATACAAAAAAGGTCTAAGGCCTGTTCTGTGGCTCTCTTCTGATTTTCCGCTTCGGACAGAAGAGCTACTGCCACTTCTTGATATTCTTGCAAACAAGGTTAAGGCAATTCGTCGTCTGAGGGATCTACTTACGACGAAGCTCCCTGCTGGAGCATTTCCGGTGAAG GTCGCCATTCCAGTTGTTCCTACCATCCGGGTCCTGGTTACTTTCACCAAGTTCGAAGAATTGCAGCCACTGGAAGAGTTCTCAACACCTCCTTCTAGCCCTGAGAGCAACTCCCCTGAAACACTGACATCAAGCTCCTGGATTCAATGGATAAAGGCACCCTATCGACAAGGTTACTCTGCAACATCAGGACCGAGTAGCCGTGTAGAAGACATACAAGATCCATTTGTGATTCCTCCTGATTATATTTGGACTACTCCTGaagcaaaaaagaagaagatacaggAAAACAAGAGCAAGTCCAAGAAGGGAAAGGGACAGAACCAGTAG
- the LOC135635043 gene encoding xyloglucan galactosyltransferase KATAMARI1 homolog, which yields MEKASGKPQQPRLRLLATLCALFWIIIFYFHFAVLRRSSPMSPPEQTLSFSSSFPSNSHQHFVVDSTPSNESRASHSSKLKPPIASKPSDARREPPHHPLPSSSNSSIPKRQLPSHSSKSIPPPLESKPSDAHRSPQKTFPFNRALQTLENKSDPCGGRYIFVHDLPPRFNDDMLKDCRKLSLWTNMCKFTSNAGLGPPLENAEGVFSNTGWYATNQFAVDVIFGNRMKQYECLTNDSSIAAAIFVPFYAGFDISRYLWGYNTSVRDAASLDLVDWLMKRPEWSVMGGRDHFLVAGRITWDFRRLTDSDSDWGSKLLFLPAAKNMSMLVVESSPWNANDFAIPYPTYFHPAKDADVFVWQERMRKLERKHLFSFAGAPRHDNPKSIRGQIIDQCRKSKVCKLLECDFGESKCHSPSSIMQMFQSSLFCLQPQGDSYTRRSAFDSMLAGCIPVFFHPGSAYVQYTWHLPRNYSTYSVFIPEDDVRKRNVSIEERLKRIPPAVVKVMREKVISLIPGLIYADPRSRLETLKDAFDVSVAAIVDKVTKLRRDIMEDNEDKAFIEENSWKYVLLEEGQRTVGAHEWDPFFSKPKDGNSDSGGSSATTAKNSWRSEQRNQY from the coding sequence ATGGAGAAGGCCAGTGGTAAGCCCCAGCAGCCGCGGCTCCGCTTGCTCGCCACCCTTTGCGCCTTGTTCTGGATCATTATCTTTTATTTCCATTTCGCCGTGCTCCGTCGCAGTAGCCCGATGAGTCCGCCGGAGCAAAccctttccttctcctcctcgttcCCGTCCAATTCCCATCAACATTTTGTAGTAGACAGCACGCCTTCTAATGAATCGCGCGCATCGCATTCATCGAAATTGAAGCCCCCGATAGCATCGAAGCCATCGGACGCCCGTCGAGAGCCGCCGCATCATCCCCTTCCCTCCTCCTCGAATTCGTCCATTCCCAAACGACAACTCCCATCGCATTCATCGAAATCGATACCGCCGCCACTCGAATCGAAGCCATCGGATGCCCATCGATCGCCGCAGAAGACCTTCCCCTTCAACCGTGCCCTCCAGACGCTCGAGAACAAGAGCGACCCTTGCGGCGGGAGGTACATCTTCGTCCACGACCTCCCTCCGCGGTTCAACGACGACATGCTCAAGGACTGCAGAAAGCTGAGCCTTTGGACAAACATGTGCAAGTTCACCAGCAACGCCGGCCTCGGGCCGCCCCTGGAGAACGCAGAAGGCGTCTTCTCCAACACCGGGTGGTACGCCACCAACCAGTTCGCCGTGGACGTGATCTTCGGCAACCGAATGAAGCAGTACGAGTGCTTGACCAACGACTCGTCCATCGCCGCCGCAATCTTCGTGCCGTTCTACGCCGGCTTCGACATATCGCGGTACCTATGGGGGTACAACACCTCGGTGAGGGATGCAGCGTCCCTTGATTTGGTGGATTGGCTCATGAAGAGGCCGGAGTGGAGTGTGATGGGCGGGAGAGACCATTTCTTGGTGGCCGGAAGAATCACCTGGGACTTCAGGAGATTGACGGATTCGGATTCCGACTGGGGCAGCAAGCTGCTGTTTTTGCCGGCTGCCAAGAACATGTCCATGCTGGTCGTGGAGTCGAGCCCATGGAACGCGAACGATTTCGCGATTCCATATCCCACTTACTTCCACCCTGCAAAGGATGCTGATGTTTTCGTCTGGCAGGAGCGGATGCGGAAGCTGGAGCGGAAGCATCTCTTCTCGTTTGCAGGGGCACCTCGCCACGACAACCCGAAATCTATCAGAGGGCAGATCATAGACCAGTGCAGGAAGTCCAAGGTCTGCAAGCTGCTGGAGTGTGACTTTGGAGAGAGCAAGTGCCACTCGCCTAGCAGCATAATGCAGATGTTTCAGAGCTCTTTGTTCTGCTTGCAACCTCAGGGTGATTCCTATACAAGAAGGTCGGCCTTCGACTCCATGTTGGCCGGTTGCATCCCCGTTTTCTTCCATCCTGGCTCGGCTTATGTACAGTACACTTGGCATCTTCCGAGGAACTACTCGACATACTCGGTGTTCATTCCAGAGGATGACGTTCGAAAGAGGAATGTAAGCATCGAAGAAAGACTAAAGCGAATTCCTCCGGCTGTTGTTAAGGTCATGAGGGAGAAGGTCATAAGTCTGATACCGGGGCTTATATATGCGGATCCTCGGTCTAGATTGGAGACTCTGAAGGACGCCTTTGATGTGTCTGTAGCGGCAATCGTCGACAAAGTAACCAAGCTAAGGAGGGACATAATGGAGGACAATGAGGACAAGGCTTTTATCGAGGAGAACAGTTGGAAGTATGTTTTGTTGGAGGAAGGGCAGAGAACAGTTGGGGCACACGAGTGGGATCCATTCTTCTCCAAACCAAAGGATGGGAACAGTGATTCTGGTGGTTCTTCTGCTACAACTGCTAAGAATTCTTGGAGAAGTGAACAAAGGAATCAGTATTGA